GGCTTTCATCGACCCGAGATGGCTGCCGCTTTGCACGAGATCGGAAAAGAACACGCGGCCGGATGTCAGCTGCGCCACCGCATGCCGAAAGGCATTCATGCCGGACTGGCTGTCCGATCCGTTAAAGACCGCCCGCCGCCCGCGCAACTCATCCAGGCTTTGAAACCGGCTGTCACTGTGCACCACAAGATGGCTGCAATACCGCGGACCGTCACAGCCCTCGGCATCATAAACCGGCGCGCCCAGCACCCGTACCCTGCCGTCCAGCGCGTGGCTCAATGGATAACCGCAGGTCTGGGTCAGCAGCAGATCCGGATGCCGCCAGACCGCTTCAAGATCATCGGTCACCGGCCAGGCCCGCAGATCTCCGGGAGCCAGCCCCAGAACGCCGGAAAGCGCGCCTTGCAGCGCGCTTTCAAGTTCCGCCGTGGCATCCCGCACTTCCGGCCAGTCATACATCGGCAGCCGGACTTGCAAAAAGGGACTATCCGTCAAGACGCCACCCTTTCCGGTACGTTGCCCGCCTGAGCCGGCGTGTGCCTGAGCGGGTGGGCCACAGGTTCTTTCACTTTGAAGAAATACCGCGTCGCCAGAGCGAAATAGCTCGCGAAGACATAACCTTCATTGCGTTTCTGCCAGTCGTCCCGATTGCTGCGATAGATCCCCGGCAGCTTGTACCAGGCCGTTCTCGGATTGGCATGGTGGACGACATGCAGGTTGTTGTTCAGGAACAGAAGTGAAAACAGCGGGCAGAACTCCACGATGATCGACCGGGCTTCGGCATTTTCGTGGGCCCGGTGTTCGGCAAAGGTGCGCAGCATCAACAGGCTCATGGCCGGATAGGCGACGGTCAGAAGATAGAACCAGAGCGGCATGCCGCCAACAAGTGTCACGAAGAGCACCACCGGCACCGCGCCGGCTATGTGGTGCAACCAGGCCCGCATGACCACACGGTCTCCGGCCAGCATCATCCGGATTTCCGCTCCCAGAAAACCGACCATGGACACCGCCGGACCGATCAACAGACGCCCGAGCAGGGAATTGTTGAGCGTCAGGACGAATTTGATCGGCCGTGGCAGGCTCTGCCAGTCGCGCCATGCCAGATAGAAACTTTCCGGATCATCGTAAGGATCAGT
This genomic interval from Labrenzia sp. VG12 contains the following:
- a CDS encoding phosphate/phosphite/phosphonate ABC transporter substrate-binding protein, producing the protein MTDSPFLQVRLPMYDWPEVRDATAELESALQGALSGVLGLAPGDLRAWPVTDDLEAVWRHPDLLLTQTCGYPLSHALDGRVRVLGAPVYDAEGCDGPRYCSHLVVHSDSRFQSLDELRGRRAVFNGSDSQSGMNAFRHAVAQLTSGRVFFSDLVQSGSHLGSMKAVAAGEADVACIDAVCWSLARQELPELTASLRAIGQTASVPGLPFITSLRFSDAEADLIADTVGEVLTGPETAKSRERLGIRGFSKLNVSDYSGILAMESQAAALGYPELA
- a CDS encoding fatty acid desaturase, with translation MLRANFCEWPTLALILATSATWMLLIGLYGELGPWVVCPLAVLTVTLQSSLQHEVLHGHPTRNPAVNEALVYCSLGLWIPYRRFKSLHLRHHNNDRLTDPYDDPESFYLAWRDWQSLPRPIKFVLTLNNSLLGRLLIGPAVSMVGFLGAEIRMMLAGDRVVMRAWLHHIAGAVPVVLFVTLVGGMPLWFYLLTVAYPAMSLLMLRTFAEHRAHENAEARSIIVEFCPLFSLLFLNNNLHVVHHANPRTAWYKLPGIYRSNRDDWQKRNEGYVFASYFALATRYFFKVKEPVAHPLRHTPAQAGNVPERVAS